A genomic window from Rhodococcus sp. KBS0724 includes:
- a CDS encoding biotin/lipoate A/B protein ligase family protein yields the protein MRGEYKVPGGKLVAVDVEVEDGQLSHVAVSGDFFLEPDSALDDINGALTGMPADANVEQLADAIIATLDESVSMIGFTAESVGIAIRRALGHATSWADHTFDVIPPVVLDPAMHVALDEVIAREVASGVRPPTLRFWDWDSPLVVIGSFQSVRNEVDSEAAARHGIGVVRRISGGGAMFMEPGNCITYSLVVPASLVEGLSFERSYAFLDQWVMGALAEVGITARYVPLNDIASDKGKIAGAAQKRFADGTVVHHVTMAYDIDAEKMVQVLRIGREKMSDKGTKSAAKRVDPLRSQTGMTRAAILTSFENYFRSQHDTRTSAYTESELAQARELVETKFNTEKWTHRVP from the coding sequence ATGCGCGGAGAGTACAAAGTTCCAGGCGGCAAGCTAGTTGCCGTCGATGTCGAGGTCGAGGACGGGCAGCTGTCCCACGTCGCAGTTTCCGGTGATTTTTTCCTCGAACCGGACAGTGCGCTGGACGACATCAACGGAGCGCTGACGGGCATGCCGGCAGATGCCAATGTCGAACAGCTCGCGGATGCCATCATCGCCACCCTCGACGAGTCTGTGTCGATGATCGGGTTCACCGCGGAGTCGGTTGGCATCGCGATCCGCCGCGCCCTCGGTCACGCCACCAGTTGGGCGGACCACACGTTCGACGTCATTCCGCCCGTGGTCCTCGATCCTGCGATGCACGTGGCGTTGGACGAGGTCATCGCGCGGGAGGTGGCGTCCGGTGTGCGTCCCCCCACTTTGCGTTTCTGGGACTGGGATTCGCCGCTGGTCGTGATCGGCTCGTTCCAATCCGTACGCAATGAGGTCGACTCGGAGGCCGCTGCGCGCCACGGTATCGGTGTTGTGCGCCGAATCTCAGGCGGCGGTGCGATGTTCATGGAGCCGGGCAACTGCATCACGTACTCGTTGGTGGTGCCCGCGTCGCTGGTGGAGGGACTGAGTTTCGAACGGTCGTACGCCTTCCTGGACCAGTGGGTGATGGGCGCACTTGCCGAAGTCGGAATCACCGCGCGCTACGTGCCACTCAACGACATTGCTTCGGACAAGGGCAAGATCGCGGGCGCCGCGCAGAAGCGGTTCGCCGACGGGACGGTTGTGCATCACGTGACCATGGCCTACGACATCGACGCGGAGAAGATGGTGCAGGTTCTGCGAATCGGCCGAGAGAAGATGTCCGACAAGGGAACCAAGAGTGCGGCCAAGCGGGTAGACCCGCTCCGCTCCCAGACCGGAATGACGCGCGCTGCGATCCTGACTTCGTTCGAGAATTACTTCCGATCGCAGCACGACACTCGCACCAGTGCGTACACCGAATCGGAACTCGCACAGGCACGTGAGCTGGTGGAGACCAAGTTCAACACCGAGAAGTGGACGCACCGCGTGCCGTAG
- a CDS encoding metal-dependent hydrolase yields MTDLHVRKMNFAFEDYDVPFLWNEENPAFSSMANAVSFLAIGFEKMIVKLILQTKPLLKDRAVAEEADAFMRQEGQHSSAHRQHVKGLIRRYPGLQETLDEVIGEFDKLTAEKSLNYRLAYTADLEATFTSVFKLMLDNESALFRPGDDRVASLFIWHFVEEVEHRSSALIIFDSVVGSDLYRMRMAPSIFQHVMKVIRLASLGFNKHVPLEDRQVDAMAMFASYRNMQFLRKRLPMLEAQDNGPMSRAFDVLPLGEQLTALKGVIRSQLPKHNPANENLPALADVWFKRFEAGYDVTRWYTAESNSAESTTAGRSTDG; encoded by the coding sequence GTGACTGATCTACACGTCCGAAAGATGAATTTTGCATTCGAGGACTACGACGTCCCCTTCCTGTGGAACGAAGAGAACCCAGCCTTCTCGAGCATGGCAAATGCCGTCTCGTTCCTGGCCATCGGTTTCGAAAAAATGATCGTCAAGCTCATCCTGCAGACAAAACCGTTATTGAAGGATCGAGCAGTCGCCGAGGAAGCCGACGCGTTCATGCGGCAAGAGGGGCAGCACTCTTCGGCGCATCGTCAGCACGTCAAGGGTCTGATCAGGCGATATCCGGGCCTGCAGGAAACTCTCGACGAAGTTATCGGAGAGTTCGACAAGCTCACGGCAGAGAAATCGTTGAACTACCGACTGGCGTATACCGCTGACCTCGAAGCCACCTTCACCTCGGTATTCAAACTGATGCTCGACAACGAATCAGCACTCTTCCGCCCCGGAGACGACCGGGTTGCTTCGCTGTTCATCTGGCACTTCGTCGAGGAAGTCGAACACCGGAGTTCCGCGCTCATCATCTTCGACTCCGTTGTCGGCAGCGATCTCTACCGAATGCGCATGGCACCGTCGATCTTCCAGCACGTCATGAAGGTGATCCGACTGGCCTCGCTGGGCTTCAACAAGCATGTGCCCCTGGAAGATCGGCAGGTCGACGCAATGGCGATGTTCGCTTCGTACCGCAACATGCAGTTTCTACGCAAGCGATTGCCGATGCTCGAAGCGCAGGACAACGGCCCGATGTCTCGCGCGTTCGACGTCTTGCCACTCGGCGAGCAACTCACTGCCTTGAAGGGTGTCATCCGCAGCCAATTGCCCAAACACAACCCTGCCAACGAGAATCTGCCCGCCTTGGCCGACGTATGGTTCAAACGTTTCGAAGCCGGCTACGACGTAACACGCTGGTACACAGCTGAATCGAACAGCGCTGAATCGACTACCGCAGGGCGGTCGACTGATGGCTGA
- a CDS encoding TetR/AcrR family transcriptional regulator: protein MARRRGWGGNPPVDDDDATHRIVTAAVDLIGQTGSAISIADIAESLGVIRQTVYRYFPNSDALMRAAAIASVAGFLDRLTAHVSGIEDPVDAMTEGVVYTLTEVRRIPHLGILLTGTYSNLHPDGLTSDEAQAFGIAMINRFDVDWEQYGYDDAALRELVEYVLRTMQSFFISPGNPPRSDDELRRYLRRWMGAGITAQSKS, encoded by the coding sequence GTGGCGCGAAGACGTGGGTGGGGCGGAAATCCGCCAGTCGACGATGACGACGCAACTCATCGAATCGTCACCGCAGCAGTCGATTTGATCGGACAAACCGGTTCGGCAATCAGCATCGCCGATATTGCGGAGTCGCTGGGCGTGATCCGTCAGACGGTGTATCGGTACTTTCCCAACTCGGATGCACTGATGCGCGCAGCGGCAATCGCATCGGTCGCCGGATTTCTCGATCGGCTCACCGCACATGTGAGCGGCATCGAAGATCCCGTGGACGCGATGACCGAGGGCGTTGTCTACACGCTGACCGAGGTCCGCAGAATCCCGCATCTCGGCATCTTGCTGACGGGAACGTATTCGAATCTTCACCCCGACGGTCTTACATCTGACGAGGCTCAGGCCTTCGGCATCGCGATGATCAACCGCTTCGACGTTGACTGGGAGCAATACGGGTACGACGACGCGGCGCTTCGCGAACTCGTCGAGTACGTCCTGCGCACCATGCAGTCGTTTTTCATCTCTCCAGGCAATCCGCCGCGGAGCGACGACGAACTACGGCGATACCTGCGCCGCTGGATGGGCGCCGGGATCACTGCCCAATCAAAGTCCTGA
- a CDS encoding energy-coupling factor transporter transmembrane protein EcfT, with product MTTLLREVPTTSPIHRLWAGTKIIAVVLISLVMVIAPSWPSIAVITGLLVVTAAIGHIPPTAIPRPPWWIGLLLLGGALVNLPIGLDAVYLYLRAVTFGIVLLCASLMLAWTTSMSDVAPALATLGRPLRFLRIPVDEWAITAALCIRSLPLLIEEMVTLAAARRLRPKGVVHSASDNTIIDLITTTMSVAIRRSAEMGEAISARGGTGLIAAYPKRPRRADLMAITIVVIACAGAIVLTVI from the coding sequence ATGACTACACTCCTGCGCGAAGTTCCCACTACGTCACCGATCCACCGACTGTGGGCGGGCACGAAGATCATTGCCGTGGTGCTCATCAGCCTGGTCATGGTGATTGCACCGTCGTGGCCGTCCATTGCCGTGATTACCGGACTGCTGGTCGTCACCGCTGCGATCGGCCATATTCCTCCGACGGCAATCCCGCGGCCACCGTGGTGGATCGGGCTCTTGCTCCTGGGCGGAGCCCTGGTCAATCTCCCCATCGGTCTCGACGCGGTGTATCTCTACCTTCGGGCAGTCACCTTCGGAATCGTATTGCTGTGCGCCTCACTGATGTTGGCGTGGACCACATCGATGAGCGATGTCGCTCCGGCACTGGCGACTTTGGGCCGACCGCTACGGTTCCTACGAATCCCGGTGGACGAGTGGGCAATAACGGCAGCGCTCTGCATTCGCTCACTCCCTCTTCTGATCGAAGAAATGGTCACCCTCGCCGCTGCTCGCAGGCTCCGGCCTAAGGGTGTCGTGCACAGCGCGTCCGACAACACGATCATCGATCTGATCACGACAACGATGTCGGTGGCGATCCGCAGGTCTGCCGAAATGGGTGAGGCTATCTCCGCACGCGGCGGAACCGGCTTGATCGCCGCCTACCCGAAGCGCCCGCGTCGAGCCGATCTGATGGCTATCACCATCGTCGTTATCGCGTGCGCCGGAGCGATCGTCCTGACCGTCATCTGA
- a CDS encoding ATP-binding cassette domain-containing protein, with translation MSNRPEIQPTGNLRPLEVATGAVMAGFTVALSVIATVIPLASALHLVAAVPMGIVAQRFRIRAVVASGVAATAVAFVAAGSGSASAVALCALLGGIIGNVKRRGRGFLSALLAACVVGPLLSLFSIVLLLILSPLRNLLLDSLDNTVRGVAAILKRSPSLVGIAEGIESSIGAVIDYWWIWIAASATLGIIISTVVSYFVLGAVLDRLAALPTVDPLATTPDDRTINPLPLTLEHVGFTYPGSPSPALTDINFSIDRGEFVTVVGHNGSGKSTLTRLLAGRAPSSGLLVRPGAAGLGHHGGTAVVLQRPESQILGTRVADDVVWGLQPEHLPDIEALLTEVGLGGMAMRETSSLSGGEMQRLAVAAALARRPALLIADEATAMVDRTGREELVELLATLPRRHNMAVVLVTHHQADTRRADRVVQLQNGRQIEHEPGWMVGTGQPASPAYWQPSTKALLEIENLSHTYNNRTPWSRTALSDVNLTIGSGDGVLVLGGNGSGKSTLAWIMAGLTVPTSGTALFDGKPIARQVGSVGLTFQHSRLQLQRRTVSEDIEAAGGPEIGSTQVSWALDAVGLDRRIASRSIDQLSGGQMRRVVLAGLLVRQPQMLILDEPLAGLDPPGRAAIMNVLTWIRRNGTALVVISHDVDGMDSVCSRTIHLADGVLTENPVTLEETRR, from the coding sequence GTGAGCAACCGCCCAGAAATTCAGCCAACCGGCAACTTGCGTCCACTCGAGGTGGCGACCGGTGCCGTGATGGCTGGATTCACGGTCGCTCTTTCCGTCATCGCGACAGTTATTCCTCTGGCAAGTGCACTCCATCTTGTTGCCGCTGTTCCGATGGGCATCGTTGCTCAACGGTTCCGGATCCGCGCTGTCGTCGCGTCCGGCGTTGCTGCCACTGCGGTCGCGTTTGTTGCCGCCGGTTCGGGTTCTGCCTCTGCGGTTGCACTCTGCGCCCTGCTGGGCGGAATTATCGGCAATGTGAAAAGGCGGGGACGCGGATTCCTTTCCGCGCTACTGGCGGCGTGTGTTGTCGGGCCGCTCCTGTCCCTCTTCTCCATAGTTCTACTGCTCATTCTCTCGCCGCTGCGAAACCTCTTGTTGGATTCACTCGACAACACAGTTCGCGGTGTCGCGGCAATTCTCAAAAGATCTCCGTCTTTGGTTGGGATCGCGGAAGGGATCGAAAGCAGCATCGGAGCCGTCATCGACTACTGGTGGATCTGGATTGCCGCGTCCGCCACGCTGGGCATAATCATCAGTACCGTCGTCTCCTACTTTGTTCTCGGCGCCGTTCTCGATCGGTTGGCTGCACTGCCCACGGTGGATCCGCTGGCAACGACGCCAGACGACCGGACGATCAACCCGCTGCCGCTGACACTCGAACACGTCGGCTTCACCTACCCGGGTTCACCGTCACCGGCCTTGACGGACATCAACTTCTCGATCGACCGCGGCGAATTTGTCACCGTCGTCGGCCACAACGGTTCCGGAAAATCGACTCTGACGCGCCTTCTCGCTGGTCGGGCACCGTCGAGCGGCCTCCTGGTGCGACCCGGCGCCGCAGGCCTCGGACACCACGGCGGTACAGCGGTGGTCCTGCAGCGACCCGAAAGCCAGATTCTCGGAACCCGCGTCGCCGACGACGTGGTGTGGGGCCTACAACCCGAGCACCTTCCGGACATCGAGGCACTCTTGACCGAGGTCGGACTGGGCGGAATGGCGATGCGTGAAACGTCGTCACTCTCGGGTGGCGAGATGCAGCGTCTGGCCGTCGCCGCTGCCCTCGCTCGTCGTCCCGCGTTGCTCATCGCCGACGAAGCTACCGCGATGGTCGATCGCACCGGACGCGAAGAACTGGTGGAACTGTTGGCAACTCTCCCCCGTCGCCACAACATGGCGGTTGTCCTGGTCACCCATCATCAGGCAGACACTCGCCGCGCCGACCGCGTTGTCCAGCTGCAGAACGGTCGGCAGATCGAGCACGAGCCGGGTTGGATGGTCGGCACCGGACAGCCGGCTTCACCCGCCTACTGGCAGCCCAGCACCAAAGCTCTCCTCGAGATCGAGAATCTCTCGCACACCTACAACAATCGCACTCCGTGGTCGCGTACCGCGTTGTCCGACGTCAATCTGACCATCGGCTCAGGTGACGGCGTATTGGTACTGGGCGGCAACGGCTCCGGAAAGTCCACGCTGGCCTGGATCATGGCCGGATTGACGGTCCCCACGTCCGGCACGGCATTGTTCGACGGCAAACCTATTGCCCGCCAGGTGGGTTCGGTGGGCCTGACGTTCCAGCACTCGCGACTGCAACTGCAACGTCGAACAGTGTCAGAAGACATCGAAGCCGCAGGCGGGCCCGAAATCGGCTCCACTCAGGTTTCCTGGGCACTCGACGCCGTCGGGCTCGACCGCCGCATCGCCAGTCGCAGCATCGATCAACTCAGCGGCGGGCAGATGCGCAGAGTGGTGCTCGCCGGTCTGCTCGTCCGCCAACCCCAAATGCTTATTCTCGACGAACCACTCGCCGGCCTCGACCCGCCCGGGCGCGCTGCCATCATGAACGTCCTGACCTGGATCAGGCGCAACGGCACCGCGCTGGTTGTGATCTCACATGACGTCGACGGCATGGACAGTGTGTGCAGCAGGACAATTCATCTCGCTGACGGTGTCCTGACCGAAAACCCCGTCACCCTGGAGGAGACCCGGCGATGA
- the dapB gene encoding 4-hydroxy-tetrahydrodipicolinate reductase yields MEDVSAAPIRVGVLGAKGKVGQAICAAVEAAADLELVAQVDTGDPIETFVDTRTQVVVDFTHPDVVMGNLEFLVANRIHAVVGTTGFDESRLAAVQSWVDAQPTTGVLIAPNFAIGAVLSMRFAAAAARYFDSVEVIELHHPYKADAPSGTAYRTAAMIAAARAAAGVGPSPDATTTELDGARGADVDGVRVHSVRMAGMVAHQEVILGTQGETLTIRHDSIDRTSFVPGVLLGVREIAARPGLTVGIDSFLDL; encoded by the coding sequence GTGGAAGACGTGAGTGCAGCACCCATCAGGGTTGGGGTTCTGGGAGCCAAGGGCAAGGTCGGCCAGGCAATCTGCGCAGCAGTCGAGGCTGCAGCTGATCTGGAACTGGTTGCGCAGGTAGATACCGGCGATCCGATCGAGACGTTTGTCGACACCCGCACTCAGGTCGTGGTCGACTTCACACATCCCGATGTCGTGATGGGAAACCTGGAGTTTCTCGTAGCCAATCGCATTCACGCCGTGGTCGGCACCACGGGCTTCGACGAGAGCCGCCTTGCCGCGGTGCAGTCGTGGGTCGACGCCCAGCCCACCACCGGCGTACTGATCGCCCCCAACTTCGCGATCGGCGCTGTGCTGTCGATGCGCTTCGCGGCCGCTGCGGCCCGGTACTTCGATTCGGTCGAAGTTATCGAACTGCATCATCCCTACAAGGCTGACGCCCCGTCGGGCACCGCGTACCGAACGGCGGCGATGATCGCAGCGGCACGCGCCGCAGCTGGTGTCGGCCCGAGTCCGGACGCCACGACCACCGAACTCGACGGTGCCCGCGGCGCCGACGTCGACGGTGTTCGCGTGCATTCGGTGCGCATGGCCGGGATGGTTGCACACCAGGAAGTCATTCTGGGCACGCAGGGCGAGACACTCACCATCCGTCACGATTCCATCGACCGAACCTCGTTCGTCCCTGGAGTGCTGCTCGGTGTTCGCGAGATCGCGGCCCGTCCCGGACTCACCGTTGGTATCGATTCGTTCCTGGATTTGTGA
- a CDS encoding DUF3105 domain-containing protein: MTGGCANTLDGTPRPDSFVPSIENPDPSEAIDGVAIVEYPAALHVGPNERVAYTYSPPFGGRHDGVWAKCTGVVYPQAIRTENAVHSLEHGAVWITYNPDLISAGDIDVLAERVSGTSHMLMSPYPTLDAPISLQSWGHQLKLDQASDIRIDQFISALRLNPATYPEVGATCSIPPSIFNPDNPPPFDPTTPDPASPTTVPE, from the coding sequence GTGACAGGTGGGTGCGCGAACACCCTCGACGGCACGCCGCGCCCCGATTCGTTTGTTCCGAGCATCGAAAACCCCGATCCGTCGGAAGCCATCGACGGTGTTGCGATTGTCGAATACCCGGCGGCGCTGCACGTCGGACCCAATGAACGTGTGGCATACACATATTCGCCACCGTTCGGCGGTCGGCACGACGGGGTGTGGGCTAAGTGCACCGGAGTTGTGTATCCGCAAGCAATCCGGACTGAGAATGCTGTTCATTCACTCGAACACGGCGCGGTCTGGATCACGTACAACCCTGATCTTATTTCCGCCGGCGATATCGACGTCCTCGCCGAACGGGTCAGTGGAACCAGCCACATGCTGATGTCTCCGTATCCGACGCTCGACGCACCGATCTCGTTGCAGTCGTGGGGACATCAGCTCAAACTCGACCAGGCCTCCGACATCCGAATCGATCAGTTCATCTCGGCACTTCGGCTCAATCCCGCAACGTATCCCGAAGTGGGAGCTACGTGCTCGATTCCGCCGTCGATCTTCAACCCCGACAACCCGCCGCCGTTCGATCCCACCACTCCGGATCCGGCGTCCCCCACCACCGTTCCGGAGTAG
- a CDS encoding NAD(P)/FAD-dependent oxidoreductase produces MGAHVVIVGAGYAGVMAAKRLLHKPTDITVTVVNPRKHLVQRIRLHQMIAGNYDVTVPLEAALPPQATLVIATATRIDTATNHLILEDGDTLPYDYLVYAPGSHHTGSTIAGAATHGFAVSEYEDAVRLKSRLTTLPTDAAITVVGGGLTGIETAAELAENRTGRTTLVTGSEIAPELSKKARSRIAGALMAFDIRIVTGSRVVRIDEKSCTLDDGRTIATDCAVLATEFGVPELARHSGLPVDGRGRLQVNRHLECTTHPNIVGAGDAMVISDLSLRMSCQAAIPLGVHAAETVELRLQGSMPTPVIPKFVGQCISLGRSQAVFQRITRSDVSARLVVSGRLGAFVKEGICLSTTLLGINRDRGFFYSWA; encoded by the coding sequence ATGGGTGCGCACGTTGTTATCGTCGGCGCTGGTTATGCAGGGGTCATGGCAGCAAAACGACTGCTGCACAAACCGACTGACATCACGGTGACCGTCGTAAATCCGAGGAAGCATTTGGTACAACGAATTCGCCTGCATCAGATGATCGCCGGCAATTACGACGTGACGGTTCCGCTGGAAGCGGCGCTGCCACCGCAGGCAACCCTCGTCATCGCAACAGCGACCAGAATCGACACTGCCACAAACCATCTCATTCTCGAAGACGGAGACACACTCCCCTACGACTATCTTGTCTACGCCCCGGGAAGCCACCACACAGGCAGCACAATTGCCGGTGCTGCCACCCACGGTTTCGCAGTCTCCGAATACGAGGACGCCGTTCGTCTGAAATCGAGGCTGACGACACTACCCACCGATGCCGCGATCACCGTCGTCGGTGGTGGACTTACCGGAATCGAGACTGCGGCAGAATTGGCCGAGAATCGCACGGGTCGAACCACATTGGTCACGGGAAGCGAGATCGCCCCGGAGCTTTCAAAGAAGGCCAGATCACGTATCGCCGGGGCACTGATGGCTTTCGACATCCGCATTGTCACCGGATCGCGCGTAGTACGTATCGACGAGAAGTCGTGCACGCTTGACGACGGTCGCACCATCGCGACCGATTGTGCTGTACTCGCCACGGAATTCGGCGTCCCGGAACTCGCACGCCACAGTGGGCTACCCGTCGACGGCCGTGGCCGGTTGCAGGTCAACCGACACCTGGAATGCACGACGCACCCCAACATCGTGGGCGCGGGCGATGCAATGGTGATCAGTGATCTTTCTCTACGAATGAGCTGCCAGGCTGCGATTCCTCTGGGAGTTCACGCCGCGGAAACCGTCGAACTCAGACTCCAGGGTTCAATGCCGACTCCGGTAATTCCCAAGTTCGTCGGGCAGTGCATCAGTCTTGGACGCTCGCAGGCGGTGTTTCAGCGCATTACCCGCTCCGATGTCTCAGCGAGGCTGGTCGTCTCCGGCCGCTTGGGTGCGTTCGTCAAGGAAGGGATCTGCCTGTCAACCACTCTTTTGGGGATCAACCGGGACCGTGGGTTCTTCTACAGTTGGGCGTGA